In a single window of the Podarcis raffonei isolate rPodRaf1 chromosome 14, rPodRaf1.pri, whole genome shotgun sequence genome:
- the ARL6IP1 gene encoding ADP-ribosylation factor-like protein 6-interacting protein 1 produces the protein MAEGDNRSTNQLAAETASLEEQLQGWGEVILVTDKILRWEKPWFPPAMIAVVSFIFLMIYYLDPSVLSGVSCFVMLLCLADYLVPALAPRIFGSSKWTTEQQQRFHEICSNLVKTRRGIVGWWKRLFTFKEEKPKMYFMTMLCSLAVIAWIGQQVHNLFLTYLIVSCFLLFPGLNKHGIISKYAGMAKREVNKLLKQKEKKNE, from the exons ATGGCGGAGGGCGACAATAGGAGCACCAACCAGCTG GCTGCAGAGACAGCTAGCTTAGAAGAGCAGTTGCAAGGATGGGGTGAAGTGATTCTGGTGACAGACAAAATCCTTCGTTGGGAAAAACCATGGTTTCCACCTGCTATGATTGCTGTAGTTTCCTTCATCTTTCT GATGATCTACTACTTGGACCCATCTGTTCTTTCAGGTGTTTCTTGCTTTGTTATGCTGCTTTGTTTGGCTGACTACCTTGTACCTGCTCTTGCTCCTAGAATTTTTGGCTCCAGTAAATG GACTACTGAACAACAGCAGCGGTTCCATGAAATTTGTAGCAACCTGGTAAAAACACGGCGCGGAATTGTTGGTTGGTGGAAACGTCTTTTCACATTTAAGGAGGAAAAGCCTAAAATG TACTTCATGACAATGCTCTGTTCCTTAGCTGTGATTGCTTGGATAGGACAGCAAGTTCATAACCTCTTCCTCACCTACCTTATTG TGAGctgcttcttgttgtttcctGGGTTAAACAAGCACGGAATAATTTCAAAATATGCTGGAATGGCAAAAAGGGAGGTCAACAAACTCCTGAagcaaaaggagaagaaaaacgaATGA
- the RPS15A gene encoding 40S ribosomal protein S15a — protein MVRMNVLADALKSINNAEKRGKRQVLIRPCSKVIVRFLTVMMKHGYIGEFEIIDDHRAGKIVVNLTGRLNKCGVISPRFDVQLKDLEKWQNNLLPSRQFGYIVLTTSAGIMDHEEARRKHTGGKILGFFF, from the exons ATGGTGCGCATGAACGTTCTGGCAGATGCTCTAAAAAGCATCAACAATGCTGAGAAGCGTGGAAAACGTCAAGTACTCATCAGACCATGCTCGAAAGTTATTGTCCGGTTCTTAACCGTGATGATGAAGCATG GTTACATAGGTGAATTTGAGATCATTGACGATCACAGAGCTGGGAAGATTGTCGTTAATCTCACAGGCAGACTCAACAAG TGTGGTGTGATCAGCCCCAGATTTGATGTCCAACTGAAGGATTTGGAAAAGTGGCAGAACAACCTGCTACCTTCACGTCAGTTTGG GTACATTGTGCTGACAACTTCAGCTGGCATCATGGACCACGAGGAAGCTAGGCGAAAACACACAGGAGGAAAAATCCTGGGATTCTTTTTCTAA